Proteins encoded together in one Anguilla anguilla isolate fAngAng1 chromosome 9, fAngAng1.pri, whole genome shotgun sequence window:
- the LOC118235886 gene encoding RNA-binding protein FUS-like isoform X2 has product MSSDSGYGQHGAQQQSYASYGAPPAQGYQQSAQCETVLQGYGQGNDGASYGGQSYGSGYGQHAESYGQTAQSYPSGGYGQQQPAPPPQQQSYDSYGQQSAEPSTGGYSGKPAYGQQSGYGDQGSYGQSQGGYGRRNDGDTGQGIRRYGGDEGGRSEGFGGGYGYRGRGRGGYDRDGRGGGMGGGDRGGYKNFGGPRDDGPRHDSGDQDNSDNNTIFVQGLGEDVSTHEVADYFKQIGIIKLNKKTGLPMINLYTDKATGRLKGEATVSFDDPPSAKAAIDWFDGKEFHGQPIKVSFATRRAEFLQRGGRGRGGFRGRGGFGGGPSFDMKGGDWPCPNSSCGNMNFARRTECNKCGTPKPGDAGGDRGGRGGYGGDRGGFRGRGGFRGGDRGGYGGDRGGYGGDRGGGYGGYKMGGRGEHREDRRDRPY; this is encoded by the exons ATGTCTTCTG ATTCTGGTTATGGCCAACATGGCGCACAGCAACAAAG TTACGCATCATATGGCGCCCCTCCTGCCCAGGGCTACCAGCAAAGTGCACAG TGCGAAACTGTATTGCAGGGCTACGGCCAGGGGAACGACGGGGCCTCGTACGGCGGACAGAGCTACGGCTCGGGGTACGGACAGCACG CCGAAAGTTACGGGCAGACCGCGCAGAGCTACCCGTCCGGGGGGTACGGGCAGCAGCAGCCAGCGCCACCGCCGCAACAGCAGAGCTACGACAGCTACGGGCAGCAGAGCGCGGAGCCTTCGACTGGAGG GTACAGTGGAAAGCCAGCTTATGGTCAGCAATCTGGCTATGGAGACCAAGGATCCTATGGACAATCTCAAGGGGGTTATGGAAGAAGGAATGATG GTGACACTGGTCAGGGGATAAGGAGGTATGGAGGAGATGAGGGGGGCCGTTCCGAAGGTTTCGGCGGCGGATATGGATACAGGGGCAGGGGACGCGGAGGGTACGACCGGGACGGAAGAGGCGGAGGCATGGG TGGTGGTGACCGTGGTGGCTACAAAAATTTCGGTG GCCCGAGAGATGATGGACCAAGACATGATTCAG GTGATCAGGACAACTCCGACAACAACACCATCTTTGTCCAGGGGCTCGGGGAAGACGTCTCCACCCACGAGGTCGCGGACTACTTCAAACAGATCGGGATCATCAAG tTGAACAAGAAGACGGGGCTGCCCATGATTAACCTGTACACCGACAAAGCCACCGGTAGACTGAAGGGAGAAGCCACCGTGTCGTTCGACGACCCCCCCTCCGCGAAGGCCGCCATCGATTGGTTCGACG GGAAGGAGTTCCACGGGCAGCCCATCAAGGTGTCCTTCGCCACGCGACGGGCGGAGTTCCTGCAGCGGGGCGGCCGGGGACGCGGAG GGTTCAGAGGTCGTGGTGGTTTTGGAGGCGGACCTTCATTTGACATGAAGGGAGGCGATTGGCCCTGTCCCAATAG CTCTTGCGGCAACATGAACTTCGCAAGAAGGACGGAGTGCAACAAGTGCGGCACGCCCAAACCCGGGGACGCCGGCggag ATCGCGGCGGACGCGGCGGCTACGGGGGCGACCGAGGCGGGTTCAGGGGCCGCGGCGGTTTCCGTGGCGGCGACCGTGGCGGATACGGTGGCGACCGTGGCGGATACGGAGGGGACCGCGGCGGCGGCTATGGCGGCTACAAGATGGGTGGAAG AGGCGAACACAGAGAAGACCGACGGGACAGGCCGTACTGA
- the LOC118235886 gene encoding RNA-binding protein FUS-like isoform X4 has translation MSSDSGYGQHGAQQQSYASYGAPPAQGYQQSAQGYGQGNDGASYGGQSYGSGYGQHAESYGQTAQSYPSGGYGQQQPAPPPQQQSYDSYGQQSAEPSTGGYSGKPAYGQQSGYGDQGSYGQSQGGYGRRNDGDTGQGIRRYGGDEGGRSEGFGGGYGYRGRGRGGYDRDGRGGGMGGGDRGGYKNFGGPRDDGPRHDSGDQDNSDNNTIFVQGLGEDVSTHEVADYFKQIGIIKLNKKTGLPMINLYTDKATGRLKGEATVSFDDPPSAKAAIDWFDGKEFHGQPIKVSFATRRAEFLQRGGRGRGGFRGRGGFGGGPSFDMKGGDWPCPNSSCGNMNFARRTECNKCGTPKPGDAGGDRGGRGGYGGDRGGFRGRGGFRGGDRGGYGGDRGGYGGDRGGGYGGYKMGGRGEHREDRRDRPY, from the exons ATGTCTTCTG ATTCTGGTTATGGCCAACATGGCGCACAGCAACAAAG TTACGCATCATATGGCGCCCCTCCTGCCCAGGGCTACCAGCAAAGTGCACAG GGCTACGGCCAGGGGAACGACGGGGCCTCGTACGGCGGACAGAGCTACGGCTCGGGGTACGGACAGCACG CCGAAAGTTACGGGCAGACCGCGCAGAGCTACCCGTCCGGGGGGTACGGGCAGCAGCAGCCAGCGCCACCGCCGCAACAGCAGAGCTACGACAGCTACGGGCAGCAGAGCGCGGAGCCTTCGACTGGAGG GTACAGTGGAAAGCCAGCTTATGGTCAGCAATCTGGCTATGGAGACCAAGGATCCTATGGACAATCTCAAGGGGGTTATGGAAGAAGGAATGATG GTGACACTGGTCAGGGGATAAGGAGGTATGGAGGAGATGAGGGGGGCCGTTCCGAAGGTTTCGGCGGCGGATATGGATACAGGGGCAGGGGACGCGGAGGGTACGACCGGGACGGAAGAGGCGGAGGCATGGG TGGTGGTGACCGTGGTGGCTACAAAAATTTCGGTG GCCCGAGAGATGATGGACCAAGACATGATTCAG GTGATCAGGACAACTCCGACAACAACACCATCTTTGTCCAGGGGCTCGGGGAAGACGTCTCCACCCACGAGGTCGCGGACTACTTCAAACAGATCGGGATCATCAAG tTGAACAAGAAGACGGGGCTGCCCATGATTAACCTGTACACCGACAAAGCCACCGGTAGACTGAAGGGAGAAGCCACCGTGTCGTTCGACGACCCCCCCTCCGCGAAGGCCGCCATCGATTGGTTCGACG GGAAGGAGTTCCACGGGCAGCCCATCAAGGTGTCCTTCGCCACGCGACGGGCGGAGTTCCTGCAGCGGGGCGGCCGGGGACGCGGAG GGTTCAGAGGTCGTGGTGGTTTTGGAGGCGGACCTTCATTTGACATGAAGGGAGGCGATTGGCCCTGTCCCAATAG CTCTTGCGGCAACATGAACTTCGCAAGAAGGACGGAGTGCAACAAGTGCGGCACGCCCAAACCCGGGGACGCCGGCggag ATCGCGGCGGACGCGGCGGCTACGGGGGCGACCGAGGCGGGTTCAGGGGCCGCGGCGGTTTCCGTGGCGGCGACCGTGGCGGATACGGTGGCGACCGTGGCGGATACGGAGGGGACCGCGGCGGCGGCTATGGCGGCTACAAGATGGGTGGAAG AGGCGAACACAGAGAAGACCGACGGGACAGGCCGTACTGA
- the LOC118235886 gene encoding RNA-binding protein FUS-like isoform X1, producing MSSDSGYGQHGAQQQSYASYGAPPAQGYQQSAQCETVLQGYGQGNDGASYGGQSYGSGYGQHAAESYGQTAQSYPSGGYGQQQPAPPPQQQSYDSYGQQSAEPSTGGYSGKPAYGQQSGYGDQGSYGQSQGGYGRRNDGDTGQGIRRYGGDEGGRSEGFGGGYGYRGRGRGGYDRDGRGGGMGGGDRGGYKNFGGPRDDGPRHDSGDQDNSDNNTIFVQGLGEDVSTHEVADYFKQIGIIKLNKKTGLPMINLYTDKATGRLKGEATVSFDDPPSAKAAIDWFDGKEFHGQPIKVSFATRRAEFLQRGGRGRGGFRGRGGFGGGPSFDMKGGDWPCPNSSCGNMNFARRTECNKCGTPKPGDAGGDRGGRGGYGGDRGGFRGRGGFRGGDRGGYGGDRGGYGGDRGGGYGGYKMGGRGEHREDRRDRPY from the exons ATGTCTTCTG ATTCTGGTTATGGCCAACATGGCGCACAGCAACAAAG TTACGCATCATATGGCGCCCCTCCTGCCCAGGGCTACCAGCAAAGTGCACAG TGCGAAACTGTATTGCAGGGCTACGGCCAGGGGAACGACGGGGCCTCGTACGGCGGACAGAGCTACGGCTCGGGGTACGGACAGCACG CAGCCGAAAGTTACGGGCAGACCGCGCAGAGCTACCCGTCCGGGGGGTACGGGCAGCAGCAGCCAGCGCCACCGCCGCAACAGCAGAGCTACGACAGCTACGGGCAGCAGAGCGCGGAGCCTTCGACTGGAGG GTACAGTGGAAAGCCAGCTTATGGTCAGCAATCTGGCTATGGAGACCAAGGATCCTATGGACAATCTCAAGGGGGTTATGGAAGAAGGAATGATG GTGACACTGGTCAGGGGATAAGGAGGTATGGAGGAGATGAGGGGGGCCGTTCCGAAGGTTTCGGCGGCGGATATGGATACAGGGGCAGGGGACGCGGAGGGTACGACCGGGACGGAAGAGGCGGAGGCATGGG TGGTGGTGACCGTGGTGGCTACAAAAATTTCGGTG GCCCGAGAGATGATGGACCAAGACATGATTCAG GTGATCAGGACAACTCCGACAACAACACCATCTTTGTCCAGGGGCTCGGGGAAGACGTCTCCACCCACGAGGTCGCGGACTACTTCAAACAGATCGGGATCATCAAG tTGAACAAGAAGACGGGGCTGCCCATGATTAACCTGTACACCGACAAAGCCACCGGTAGACTGAAGGGAGAAGCCACCGTGTCGTTCGACGACCCCCCCTCCGCGAAGGCCGCCATCGATTGGTTCGACG GGAAGGAGTTCCACGGGCAGCCCATCAAGGTGTCCTTCGCCACGCGACGGGCGGAGTTCCTGCAGCGGGGCGGCCGGGGACGCGGAG GGTTCAGAGGTCGTGGTGGTTTTGGAGGCGGACCTTCATTTGACATGAAGGGAGGCGATTGGCCCTGTCCCAATAG CTCTTGCGGCAACATGAACTTCGCAAGAAGGACGGAGTGCAACAAGTGCGGCACGCCCAAACCCGGGGACGCCGGCggag ATCGCGGCGGACGCGGCGGCTACGGGGGCGACCGAGGCGGGTTCAGGGGCCGCGGCGGTTTCCGTGGCGGCGACCGTGGCGGATACGGTGGCGACCGTGGCGGATACGGAGGGGACCGCGGCGGCGGCTATGGCGGCTACAAGATGGGTGGAAG AGGCGAACACAGAGAAGACCGACGGGACAGGCCGTACTGA
- the LOC118235886 gene encoding RNA-binding protein FUS-like isoform X3 — MSSDSGYGQHGAQQQSYASYGAPPAQGYQQSAQGYGQGNDGASYGGQSYGSGYGQHAAESYGQTAQSYPSGGYGQQQPAPPPQQQSYDSYGQQSAEPSTGGYSGKPAYGQQSGYGDQGSYGQSQGGYGRRNDGDTGQGIRRYGGDEGGRSEGFGGGYGYRGRGRGGYDRDGRGGGMGGGDRGGYKNFGGPRDDGPRHDSGDQDNSDNNTIFVQGLGEDVSTHEVADYFKQIGIIKLNKKTGLPMINLYTDKATGRLKGEATVSFDDPPSAKAAIDWFDGKEFHGQPIKVSFATRRAEFLQRGGRGRGGFRGRGGFGGGPSFDMKGGDWPCPNSSCGNMNFARRTECNKCGTPKPGDAGGDRGGRGGYGGDRGGFRGRGGFRGGDRGGYGGDRGGYGGDRGGGYGGYKMGGRGEHREDRRDRPY, encoded by the exons ATGTCTTCTG ATTCTGGTTATGGCCAACATGGCGCACAGCAACAAAG TTACGCATCATATGGCGCCCCTCCTGCCCAGGGCTACCAGCAAAGTGCACAG GGCTACGGCCAGGGGAACGACGGGGCCTCGTACGGCGGACAGAGCTACGGCTCGGGGTACGGACAGCACG CAGCCGAAAGTTACGGGCAGACCGCGCAGAGCTACCCGTCCGGGGGGTACGGGCAGCAGCAGCCAGCGCCACCGCCGCAACAGCAGAGCTACGACAGCTACGGGCAGCAGAGCGCGGAGCCTTCGACTGGAGG GTACAGTGGAAAGCCAGCTTATGGTCAGCAATCTGGCTATGGAGACCAAGGATCCTATGGACAATCTCAAGGGGGTTATGGAAGAAGGAATGATG GTGACACTGGTCAGGGGATAAGGAGGTATGGAGGAGATGAGGGGGGCCGTTCCGAAGGTTTCGGCGGCGGATATGGATACAGGGGCAGGGGACGCGGAGGGTACGACCGGGACGGAAGAGGCGGAGGCATGGG TGGTGGTGACCGTGGTGGCTACAAAAATTTCGGTG GCCCGAGAGATGATGGACCAAGACATGATTCAG GTGATCAGGACAACTCCGACAACAACACCATCTTTGTCCAGGGGCTCGGGGAAGACGTCTCCACCCACGAGGTCGCGGACTACTTCAAACAGATCGGGATCATCAAG tTGAACAAGAAGACGGGGCTGCCCATGATTAACCTGTACACCGACAAAGCCACCGGTAGACTGAAGGGAGAAGCCACCGTGTCGTTCGACGACCCCCCCTCCGCGAAGGCCGCCATCGATTGGTTCGACG GGAAGGAGTTCCACGGGCAGCCCATCAAGGTGTCCTTCGCCACGCGACGGGCGGAGTTCCTGCAGCGGGGCGGCCGGGGACGCGGAG GGTTCAGAGGTCGTGGTGGTTTTGGAGGCGGACCTTCATTTGACATGAAGGGAGGCGATTGGCCCTGTCCCAATAG CTCTTGCGGCAACATGAACTTCGCAAGAAGGACGGAGTGCAACAAGTGCGGCACGCCCAAACCCGGGGACGCCGGCggag ATCGCGGCGGACGCGGCGGCTACGGGGGCGACCGAGGCGGGTTCAGGGGCCGCGGCGGTTTCCGTGGCGGCGACCGTGGCGGATACGGTGGCGACCGTGGCGGATACGGAGGGGACCGCGGCGGCGGCTATGGCGGCTACAAGATGGGTGGAAG AGGCGAACACAGAGAAGACCGACGGGACAGGCCGTACTGA
- the rhbdd2 gene encoding rhomboid domain-containing protein 2, producing the protein MELGTHESLKERLQWVKTLVPKFEFTSGTLVAVSVSVIAFIVSKCFNISIDVFSLGTSVIVNGHVHKLLTYSFFNKNATQLLLSTVVLAPFGSTLEKSVGTVRFTYLLFLLSAWTGMMHALLELLLFSETERSHVQGFVPVSLALLGMTTVHSPMRKAVLLGVSVPTPVLPWIFLLFTLIIPDTVFLCDAIAILVGEIYGMGWFSLLDMSEARASVLDKKMPFRLLRTLVGALYIPASVEERRKTLHQPCIPPPGSYPVQAYAPASSVPAAQASDAAPQMYEGWQHSTYAQGSFTAPLLSHGHSHEHSFGHSHEHSFGHSHGHSCGHGHEHSHEHGHGHSHAHGHVQMAAHQTSGYWTQGAPFGQPYPSPLSSYPVQAGGHCPAPMLPSGLPESLLDPLTRPGAIPS; encoded by the exons ATGGAACTCGGAACACATGAATCGTTAAAAGAGAGGTTACAGTGGGTTAAGACACTTGTGCCGAAATTTGAGTTCACCAGTGGGACACTGGTGgcggtctctgtgtctgtaattGCATTCATCGTATCCAAATGCTTTAACATATCAATTGATGTTTTCAGCCTGGGAACCAGCGTCATTGTGAACGGGCATG TTCACAAGCTCCTCACCTACTCCTTCTTCAACAAAAACGCGACCCAGCTGCTTCTCAGCACCGTGGTGCTGGCGCCCTTCGGCAGCACCCTGGAGAAGAGCGTCGGGACGGTGCGCTTCACGTACCTGTTGTTCCTGCTCTCCGCGTGGACCGGCATGATGCACgcgctgctggagctgctgctgttctCGGAGACAGAGCGGAGCCACGTGCAGGGCTTCGTCCCGGTGTCGCTAGCCCTCCTGGGCATGACCACTGTTCACTCCCCTATGCGGAAGGCGGTGCTGCTTGGCGTCAGCGTGCCCACCCCTGTTCTGCCCTggatttttctgcttttcacaCTCATCATTCCAGACACTGTGTTTCTTTGTGATGCCATTGCCATCCTCGTGGGAGAGATCT ATGGCATGGGATGGTTTTCACTCCTGGACATGTCAGAAGCCAGGGCATCGGTTCTGGATAAGAAAATGCCCTTCAGGCTGCTGAGGACACTGGTGGGGGCACTGTACATCCCTGCCTCTGTCGAAGAGAGACGAAAGACCCTACACCAGCC ATGCATCCCACCCCCTGGGTCCTACCCTGTGCAGGCGTATGCCCCTGCTTCTTCGGTCCCCGCTGCACAGGCCTCGGACGCCGCGCCCCAGATGTACGAGGGTTGGCAGCATTCCACCTACGCACAGGGCAGCTTCACTGCACCCCTGCTCAGTCACGGGCACAGTCACGAGCACAGCTTTGGGCACAGTCACGAGCACAGCTTTGGACACAGCCACGGGCACAGCTGTGGACACGGCCACGAGCACAGTCACGAGCACGGTCACGGACACAGTCACGCGCACGGTCACGTGCAAATGGCCGCCCATCAGACCAGTGGGTACTGGACGCAAGGGGCCCCCTTTGGCCAACCCTACCCCAGTCCTCTCAGCTCTTACCCTGTGCAGGCTGGTGGACACTGTCCCGCTCCAATGCTCCCTTCTGGGTTGCCAGAGAGTCTCCTAGACCCGTTAACGAGGCCTGGGGCGATTCCCAGTTGA